One genomic segment of Pongo pygmaeus isolate AG05252 chromosome 19, NHGRI_mPonPyg2-v2.0_pri, whole genome shotgun sequence includes these proteins:
- the CLDN7 gene encoding claudin-7 gives MANSGLQLLGFSMALLGWVGLVACTAIPQWQMSSYAGDNIITAQAMYKGLWMDCVTQSTGMMSCKMYDSVLALSAALQATRALMVVSLVLGFLAMFVATMGMKCTRCGGDDKVKKARIAMGGGIIFIVAGLAALVACSWYGHQIVTDFYNPLIPTNIKYEFGPAIFIGWAGSALVILGGALLSCSCPGNESKAGYRAPRSYPKSNSSKEYV, from the exons ATGGCCAACTCGGGCCTGCAGTTGCTGGGCTTCTCCATGGCCCTGTTGGGCTGGGTGGGTCTGGTGGCCTGCACCGCCATCCCGCAGTGGCAGATGAGCTCCTATGCGGGTGACAACATCATCACGGCCCAGGCCATGTACAAGGGGCTGTGGATGGACTGCGTCACGCAGAGCACGGGGATGATGAGCTGCAAAATGTACGACTCGGTGCTCGCCCTGTCCG CGGCCTTGCAGGCCACTCGAGCCCTAATGGTGGTCTCCCTGGTGCTGGGCTTCCTGGCCATGTTTGTGGCCACGATGGGCATGAAGTGCACGCGCTGTGGAGGAGACGACAAAGTGAAGAAGGCCCGTATAGCCATGGGTGGAGGCATAATTTTCATCGTGGCAG GTCTTGCCGCCTTGGTAGCTTGCTCCTGGTATGGCCATCAGATTGTCACAGACTTTTATAACCCTTTGATCCCTACCAACATTAA GTATGAGTTTGGCCCTGCCATCTTTATTGGCTGGGCAGGGTCTGCCCTAGTCATCCTGGGAGGTGCACTGCTCTCCTGTTCCTGTCCTGGGAATGAGAGCAAGGCTGGGTACCGTGCACCCCGCTCTTACCCTAAGTCCAACTCTTCCAAGGAGTATGTGTGA
- the ELP5 gene encoding elongator complex protein 5, giving the protein MTPSEGARAGTGRELEMLDSLLALGGLVLLRDSVEWEGRSLLKALVKKSALCGEQVHILGCEVSEEEFREGFDSDINNRLVYHDFFRDPLNWSKTEEAFPGGPLGALRAMCKRTDPAPVTIALDSLSWLLLRLPCTTLCQALHAVSHQDSCPGDSSPVGKVSVLGLLHEELHGPGPVGALSSLAQTEVTLGGTMGHALAHILCRRPRQRPTDQTQWFSILPDFSLDLQQGPSVESQPYSDPHIPPVDPTTHLTFNLHLSKKEREARDSLTLPFQFSSEKQQALLRPRPDQATSHIFYEPDAYDDLDQEDPDDDLDI; this is encoded by the exons ATGACGCCATCAGAGGGCGCCAGAGCAGGGACCGGACGCGAGTTGGAGATGTTGGACTCGCTGTTAGCCTTGGGCGGCCTGGTGCTGCTTCGGG ATTCCGTGGAGTGGGAGGGGCGCAGTCTCTTGAAGGCGCTTGTCAAGAAATCTGCGCTGTG TGGGGAGCAAGTGCATATCCTGGGCTGTGAAGTGAGCGAGGAAGAGTTTCGTGAAGGTTTTGACTCTGATATCAACAATCG GCTGGTTTACCATGACTTCTTCAGAGACCCTCTCAACTGGTCAAAAACTGAGGAGGCTTTTCCTGGGGGGCCGCTGGGAGCCTTGAGAGCCATGTGCAAGAGGACAGATCCTGCTCCTGTCACCATTGCTCTCGATTCACTCAGCTGGCTGCTACTTCGCCTTCCCTGCACCACACTCTGCCAGGCCCTGCATGCTGTGAGCCATCAGGACTCTTGTCCTG GTGACAGCTCCCCGGTGGGGAAAGTGAGTGTGCTGGGCTTGCTACATGAAGAGCTTCATGGACCAGGCCCTGTGGGAGCTCTCAGCAGCCTTGCTCAGACTGAGGTGACCCTGGGCGGTACCATGGGCCATGCCTTGGCCCACATCCTGTGTCGGAGGCCCCGACAGCGCCCAACTGACCAG aCTCAGTGGTTCTCCATCCTTCCGGACTTCAGCCTGGATCTCCAACAGGGGCCCTCTGTAGAGTCCCAGCCCTACTCTGATCCTCATATACCCCCG GTGGATCCCACAACTCATTTGACCTTTAACCTTCACCTgtccaagaaagagagagaagccagAGATAGCCTGACCCTGCCCTTCCAGTTCAGCTCTGAAAA ACAGCAGGCTCTCCTTCGGCCTAGGCCAGACCAGGCTACCAGCCACATCTTTTATGAGCCAGATGCTTATGATGACCTGGACCAAGAAGACCCAGATGACGACCTGGATATTTGA